The stretch of DNA atcatgcgctcatggcacagctgtttattttacatCTCGTGCTGTATctgaaaaacgatttatgattattgcttaaaactttacacatttctttattatattaatctaaagatctgtatactttttggtgatgattcaaaattttatttttgagttattgagtattttgtaaaaaagggggagggttttttacatgtcgcgctgtatctcaaaaaaaatttatgattattgcttaaaattttacacacttctttgttatattaatcttaagatctgtatactttttggttttgattcaaaatattattttaatgatatttagttttttgtaaaaaaaacaacaggagGGGTTTCACAAGTcccaccgtatctcaaaaacaatatatggttattgcttaaaactttctcagaaactagtTATGATTTTGCATAAAACTTCTACACAAGACGACGAGGGTATCATGCGCTtatggtgcagctgtttattaataCCATAAATACTGtaatcaaaatataaacaaaaaatagaaattggTTTCAAAAAGTCAATATGATAACAATCTAATAGCATGAGATACCAACAAtaatcatgtacatgtagatgtaacTATGCAGCAATAATGATTCAGCACTCTCACTAGTTCATGATGAAGTCTTGACAAAATGACAAGTGGCAAGAGACATCATAATTGATAAATGATGACACAGAAACGTAAACAAACATGATATTCTACTAAATGCTGTGGATTCAATTATTTCAATAGGTTACTTAATTTTTTTCAGGAGTTAGACAAGACACTACCAGTAGAAAAACCTGATTTTGATAGATTGAACAATCCGCCTCCCAATGACATTCAAGTCACATGGATAGGACATGCTAGTGTACTAGTTCAGTTTGACGGTCTAACAGTTCTCACAGATCCAATTTTTAGTCAGAGAGCTTCAATGTCACAGTGGTTCGGACCCAAGCGTTTTAGACCAATACCATGTGAAGTTAAAGAATTACCAAACATCAGTATTGTAGTTATAAGTCATACTCATTATGACCATTTAGATCATGGGTCTGTCCAGCAATTGAATGAGAGATTTGGGAAAGACTTGGCATGGTATGTACCTAAAGGGACCAAACAATGGATGACAAATGTTGGATGTGAAGATGTCACAGAACTAACTTGGTGGGAAGAGGCTGTATTTCCTAAAAAGACAGATTTTAAGTTAGTTTGTACCCCATGTCAACATTGGTGTAAGAGAAATTTGATTGATACCAACAAGGTAAATCTCTGTTCATCATCATGTTGCATTTTATAAATGTGTCTTGAACAATTACAGCTGTCTTAAGTTATTCagtaagggaacaaccatttaacttaaacatgttaaagggagagggggggtatgttttttccttaaaaaaattaTTCTAATCCCGgcaatatgatgaaaaaaatattctggtcaagcagttgacaaaaaaaaatctgaatacagATCAAGATTGAATATGGTTGGCATACCTTTTACTGCTCTAGAGTTTTAAAAGCTTCTTTATAACAATATATGCAAGCAGTAGCATCATTTgggtcccatggacacattctccatttatttgtatatagAAAACTAATTTTAGTGCACATCTTgttcaagaaattaaaattgtcaaAGATGTTTTTCCCAAAGTTTACAGACTTGCAACAtttggagcaggatttgcttccCTTTGGTGGCACCTGACACAATGCCTGATATGGCCCTTTTCTTTTGATAGGATTCATGTTTTTCAGTGTTTGAGAGTGACCAATACTTGTCACAGCACTTGATGGTTTTAGCTGTAAataatctgttatttttttttcaggcaTTATGGGGAAGCTGGCTTGTGAAAGGACCTAAACATAGTTTTTACTTTGCTGGGGATACAGCATACTGTGAAGGATTTGAGCAAATTGGTAGAAAGTATGGTCCTATTTCATTTGCAGCTATACCTATAGGTGCATATGAACCAAGGTAAGATTCAGTTAATCTGTTGAATATAGTCATTAGAATTGAAACATCAATACACTAATTGATTTAGTAAAAAAAAGACATTCTGTAACGTTCCTCAGCCAATTCTGAGATTTATTTCTTGGGACAATAGCCTGATTCTACATGTACATGACTTTGACTACAGGCAAGTAATATCATTCTTTTGCTTATATTTAGTATAGGTCAGATGTCACAACAGtctgtatatataaaatagttttgCAAAATACTTGCTTTTGTGATTATATAAAGAATTTTTGGGTACACTATAGTCTCTGTGAGAAGGAAAAGAAGAACctaacaatatgaaataaaaaaatcattcatatttgttgactttgaaattttgtatacaaTATCTAATGcatatttaaaatttacaaaagtcAAGAAAGTTGTCTATTCCTGAAAAGTAATGGGAGTTGGCATAACAGGCATCTGCTCCGTTTCCTGGTCTTTCTATATGATAGGAATTTATCTCATTCTAAGGAAACCTCTTTTTTATACatcaatacaaaaatattttgtcaacttttttataatttgcttTCCCAACAGATTATTGCTTTTAAGTTAACAGTCATTACAGTAAAATTTCAAGTTagttgtaataaaataattgctTTAGTTGCCTATTCAACAACATATTGAGTTCATCATATAAAAACTGAATGTAAAAGACACATTTCATTTGCTTCAGTGGAGGTaaacaaaacttttatttcaGAAACTTTATGAAGAATCAGCATGTCAACCCAGAAGAAGCTGTTAAGATTCATGAAGATATTAAAGCAGAAAATTCTCTAGGAATTCACTGGGGAACATTTAAATTAACAACTGA from Mytilus galloprovincialis chromosome 2, xbMytGall1.hap1.1, whole genome shotgun sequence encodes:
- the LOC143063999 gene encoding N-acyl-phosphatidylethanolamine-hydrolyzing phospholipase D-like — encoded protein: MAEAVSDPLPDDFTNPIVLKNGCYENPWKGFKFPGLGGLLKFIFISKDNSNIPRSQELDKTLPVEKPDFDRLNNPPPNDIQVTWIGHASVLVQFDGLTVLTDPIFSQRASMSQWFGPKRFRPIPCEVKELPNISIVVISHTHYDHLDHGSVQQLNERFGKDLAWYVPKGTKQWMTNVGCEDVTELTWWEEAVFPKKTDFKLVCTPCQHWCKRNLIDTNKALWGSWLVKGPKHSFYFAGDTAYCEGFEQIGRKYGPISFAAIPIGAYEPRNFMKNQHVNPEEAVKIHEDIKAENSLGIHWGTFKLTTEHYLEPRSKLTEELKNKNIPISSFFTLPHGRVHVIGKDKLSNDE